From Primulina tabacum isolate GXHZ01 chromosome 2, ASM2559414v2, whole genome shotgun sequence, one genomic window encodes:
- the LOC142532741 gene encoding rho GDP-dissociation inhibitor 1-like, giving the protein MSLAVGAVSSSKSMGFDEKGDPVTDGNTKSDPDPEIVPDSGGRVSRQMSETSLYATEDEDDEDTEAKIQLGPQCTLKELSEKDKDDESLRRWKEQLLGSVDVNSVGETLDPEVKILSLAIKSPGRNDILLPIPEDGNPKGPWFTLKEGSHYCLNFMFQVNNNIVSGLKYKNTVWKTGIKVDSTKEMIGTFSPQPEAYSHEMPEETTPSGIFARGSYSAKTQFLDDDNRCYLELNYTFEIRKDWQSTKDCG; this is encoded by the exons ATGTCTTTGGCTGTCGGAGCTGTGTCAAGTTCCAAAAGCATGGGATTTGATGAGAAGGGGGACCCGGTTACCGATGGTAACACCAAATCCGACCCGGACCCAGAAATCGTACCCGACTCTGGGGGGAGGGTCAGCAGACAGATGAGTGAGACCTCCCTTTATGCCACTGAggatgaagatgatgaagatacaGAAGCCAAGATACAGTTGGGTCCGCAGTGCACCCTTAAAGAACTGTCCGAAAAAGACAAG GATGATGAGAGTTTGAGGAGGTGGAAGGAGCAGCTTCTTGGGAGTGTGGATGTGAACtctgttggtg AAACGCTTGATCCAGAAGTGAAAATCTTGAGCCTTGCAATCAAATCCCCCGGAAGGAACGATATACTTCTTCCGATACCTGAAGATGGGAACCCGAAAGGCCCCTGGTTTACTCTGAAAGAGGGAAGCCATTATTGCCTCAACTTTATGTTCCAGGTCAACAACAACATCGTATCAGGCCTCAAGTACAAGAACACTGTCTGGAAAACTGGCATCAAAG TGGACAGCACAAAAGAGATGATTGGAACCTTCAGTCCTCAGCCAGAGGCTTATAGCCACGAAATGCCAGAAGAAACGACCCCTTCTGGCATATTTGCTCGAGGATCATATTCAGCGAAAACACAG TTCCTTGATGATGATAACAGATGCTACCTGGAGCTGAATTATACATTTGAAATCAGGAAAGACTGGCAGTCAACAAAAGATTGTGGCTGA